The Terrirubrum flagellatum nucleotide sequence GACGAAGTCACGCACTACGAGTTCCTGCTGAACAACCAGGAAATCTACTACTTCGATTTCTGGGAAGGGCCGGCAGGCGTCCGCATCAACGGCGTCTCGGTGATGCAGCAGGCGGCGCGGAATATCGGCATCGTCTGAGGCCGATCAACGCTGCGATAAGTCTGGGAGAGGAAAATGGACAATCAGGAAAACGCGCCGGCGGAGAAGCCGAAGGCGCGGTTTGTCGACGCCGCGAAGCGCGTCACGACCTTCGCTCTGAAGTGGCCGATCGAGTTCGACGGCAAGATCTACGAGAAGGTGACGATCACGCGGCCGACGAAGCTGCAGATCGACGCACTGATGGCGTCGTCAGCAGAAGGCAAGGGGTTCGACTCCGAGTCCCTGTCGCCGATCATGGACGTTCCGTACGAGGTCTACGAAGCGCTCGACGATGAAGACGGCGATCCCATCGACACATTGGTCGGAAGTTTTTTCGAGCGGCGGGTGGCGGCCCTGCGAGCCTTGAGCGAAGCGTCGCCATCATCGTCCGATACCTCGGGCAGCGCATAGTCGACGTCGAGGCCATGGATATCGCCGAGATCGCGAAGTGGCGCGATCTCGCGATCGAGATGGAGCGCATCGACCATGAAATCCACTACCGGCAGACGTTGGCTGCCGTGAACAACGCGATGGCGAAACTCTTCAAGAACCGCTGATGGCCCGCCAGCTTCTCGCATCACTGCTTGTTCGCCTGACCGACGATGCGTCGGGCAAAGGCAAGAAGATTGCGGACGCGCTCGACTCCATCAACGCCGCGGCCAACAGGCTGTCGAAGTCGAAGGGCGGTGGCGACGCTCTGGTCTCGAGCCTCGCGAAGGCGGAGCAGTCGGCGAAAGAGTTCGCCAAGGCCATGGGCGGCGACGCCGGCTGGGGCAAGCGCTTCACCAATGACCTGAGCCGCCTGAAGGCGACGACCGCCGAAGTCGAAAAGCTCAAGGAGAGCTGGAAGCGCCTCCAGTCGGAAATGTCGTCCGGTATGGGGAAGGCGTTCCAGACAAGCGCCATCTCCTCATGGAAGAGCCAGGCGCTCGGCGCGCTCATCGCCGTTCGCCAGGAGGCGCAACGTCTCGCGCAGGCGCAGGTCAATGCGGCGAACAAGGCTGCGGCCGCGCAGCAGCGTGCGGCGCAGCGGATGGCCGGGGTCGGTCACTTTGCTGTTGGCGCGTTGGGCCTTGGCGGCGCCGCATATGGCGTTAATCGCGCGGCTCGCTATACGGCGACGCAGGGCGCGGAGGCGGAGCGTGAGAGCGTTCGCCAGCACTTCGCTGGATTCACGCCAGGTCAGATCGCCGAAACCAACGCGCACGCGTTCGCATTGTCACGGCAATTCCCGACCGTTGGCGCGCTCGATATCCGAAAGCATCAGCGCAACATCACATCCGTAGTTGGGTCCTACGACGAGGCCTCCCATTTGATGGAGCTGGTGACGAGGGCGCAGGCTGTGCTTCAGGTGCAACGCGGGCAGGAGCGCGCCGCGGGCGACCTCGAAGCGCTGGTGAAGGCGGGTGAAGTTCTCAACCGCGCGCAATCAGCACGAGTTCTGACGCCTCTGGTCACAGCCTTCATCAAGTCGGCCAACCTGTATGGTGACACGGTGCGCGGTGAGGATTGGCGTCAGTACGCCGCCACCGCCAAGACATCTGTGGTCGGCCTCAACGATAGCTTCCTGACCGGCGTGATCCCGTCGATGATGCAAGAGTTTGGGGGTGAGCGCACCGGCACGATGCAGATGACTGCGCTGGGCAATTTGGCGCGGAGGCCGATTAAGAAGGCGCAAGTGGCCGCACTCAGGAAGGCCGGCTTGCTAGACAGGGACGGAAGAATTTCTGGCGCTCGGGCGGGCCTCGTCGATCCGTTGGCATTCGCCAACAGTTTCATAACGGGCGCTCTCCAAAGATCCGGCGTCGATGTCACTGCCGCGAAAGACATCGCGCATCCAGGATCGCAAGAGGCTCGCACCAAAATGGTCGAGTTGATGGCGCAGTGGTTCACAGATCGAAACGCGGCCGAGTTTTTTTCGAAGCTGATCCTAGATCGTCCGAAATTTGAGAAGAATATGAAGCAGGCCTCCGAGGCATCGGGGCCGGAAGCTGCCGATAAAGTCCGACAGGACCCATTCCAAGCGTGGCAATCCGTCAAAGAGCAGATGGACAACCTCGTGCAGGTCGCGAGCAGTCCACTTATGCCGACGGCGGCGAAGGGCCTCAGCGCGCTCGCCGACGGAATCGCGAACCTTACCAAGGCAGCGTTGGAGAACCCTGACATCGCGAAGAAAGCAGCGGTCGGCGGATTTGGCTTGTTCGCAACCGCCGCGCCATGGCTCACCGGCGCCGGATTGCAGGGTCTCGCGGGCCGCATGGGCGACGGAGCAACAAAGCTTGCGCTGCAATACGGCGGGACCGGGTTGAAGTTCCTCGGCCGCATGGCGCTCATCCCGTCGCTCGCGATGACGCTTGAGGCGCTGACCGAGGACAAGAACGGCGACGGGTTCTTCTCGAAGAACCTCGGCCGTATCCGTCGCGGCTTCGCGGGGACGCAGACTGAGGACGACAAACGATATACTGACCAGGTGTTGGGTCAGAATCCGCTACGCGGGCTTCGCGAGCTGTTGATGCCGAATATTCCGGCTGATCAGCGAATGAACGACGCGACGCGCTCCTATATAGATTCCCGCCGCAAGGGTTCCAGTGGAGCTGACGCAAGCGATGCGCAGAGCGCCGGCGCGTCAGTTGCTCAGTCCGCTGCTCAAGGGTTGGGGCAGGGTGACGCCTCGGCGCAAAAGATGATGAACGACTTCGCCCAGAGCATCGCCTCTGGCGGAACTGCAGCGGTCGCGCAGGCGCAGTCGATCATGAGCCAGATCCAGGCGATCTTCTCGCAGCCCGTGAAGATCAACATCGGCGTCAACGCGCCATCGCCGGCGGCGATCGGCAACAGCGTTCGCGCATCGCTCAGCGACTATGGGACTTCGCCCGTCTGATGCTTCTCATGATCGGTCCCGTCGTCTTCGATATGACCGGCGTCAATCATCAAAGCCTCAGCAACGAAGAGAAAACCGCGTTCGGCAAGCATGACGTCGTGGGAGCTGCGCCCATCTACGAGTTCGGCGGAGAAGACGAGGCCAAGCTCACGATCGAGGGCAAACTCCTCCCGCGTCATCTCGGCGGCCTCGACGGGCTTGAGGCGCTGAAGGCGATGCGGGCAACCGGCGTCGCATGGATGGCCGTGCGCGGCGACGGTTTTCCACTCGGCTGGCATCTGATCGAGAAGATCAAGGACAAACACGGCGAGCTCGATTTCAATGGCGTCGGCCAGGAAGTCGAGTTTACGGTCGAATTGCTGCGCGCTGGCGCGCCAAATGCGACGACCTATCTCTCACTGTTCAACCAGATTGCGGGCGGCTGATGGCGACGGTCGAGATCACGGTGAAGCAGGACGGCGTCATGCTCGACCTTCTGCTCTGGCGCCGTTTCAAGGCCCTGCCGGACGGCTTCGTCGAGCAGGTCTACGAGATGAATTACGGCCTCGCCGAGAAAGGCGAGTTCCTTCCGCTCGGGACCGTCGTTGTCGCGCCTATCCCCGATCCGAACGACGTGTCGGCGGCGCAAAAAGTCGTCAGCCTCTGGGATTGAATGTCGGTTCTGAGGCCGGTCCATTCCGTCATCGTTGACGGAAACGATGTCACGTCGCGCATCCTGCCGCGCCTGCTCGAAGTCGAGGTCGTCGACAAAGAGGGAACCAGCTCGGACACCGCCGAGATCAAACTCGCAGATCCTGACGGCACGACGATACTGCCGCAGCCCGGCGCAAAAATCTCGATCGCGCTGGGCTTTGCGCCAGGTGCGCCGATCCTCGTGTTCGAGGGGACGGTCGACGATCCGGAATCGCAATTCGGCAAGGGTCAGGTTCGGACGCTGTCGATCAGCGCCAAGGGTTTCGACACGAAAGGCAAGGCGAAGCAGCCACAGCGCGGCCACGCCGACAAT carries:
- a CDS encoding tail protein X, whose amino-acid sequence is MATVEITVKQDGVMLDLLLWRRFKALPDGFVEQVYEMNYGLAEKGEFLPLGTVVVAPIPDPNDVSAAQKVVSLWD
- a CDS encoding phage tail protein — protein: MIGPVVFDMTGVNHQSLSNEEKTAFGKHDVVGAAPIYEFGGEDEAKLTIEGKLLPRHLGGLDGLEALKAMRATGVAWMAVRGDGFPLGWHLIEKIKDKHGELDFNGVGQEVEFTVELLRAGAPNATTYLSLFNQIAGG